From the genome of Bradyrhizobium elkanii USDA 76, one region includes:
- a CDS encoding NAD-dependent epimerase encodes MVIAGNLLVTGCAGFIGFHLAEHLLRAGQPVIGLDNLNDYYDPALKRARLDLLKQHRGFTFVELDLADRAGMKALFERYRFEVVVHLAAQAGVRYSLQNPHAYADSNLEGFLNVLEGCRHTACKHLLFASSSSVYGANTKLPFSVHDNVDHPVSLYAATKKANELIAHSYSHLYRVPATGLRFFTVYGTWYRPDMALYAFADAITKGKPIQLFNNGNMRRDFTYVDDVVEAMMRLIGRAPEGDVNWSGAHPDPGSSRAPWRVYNIGNSRPEELMQVVALLERGFGRQAEKQLLPMQPGDVPETSADVSDLEREIGFRPQTRIEDGIARFVAWYRAYHDVDRT; translated from the coding sequence TTGGTGATCGCAGGCAATCTACTCGTCACGGGCTGCGCCGGCTTCATCGGCTTCCATCTGGCGGAGCATCTGCTGCGGGCGGGGCAGCCGGTCATCGGCCTCGACAATCTGAACGACTATTACGACCCGGCGCTCAAGCGCGCGCGCCTCGATCTGCTCAAGCAGCACCGTGGCTTCACCTTCGTGGAGCTCGACCTCGCCGACCGCGCCGGCATGAAGGCGCTGTTCGAGCGTTATCGCTTCGAGGTCGTGGTGCATCTCGCCGCGCAGGCCGGCGTGCGCTATTCCCTGCAGAACCCGCACGCCTATGCGGATTCCAATCTGGAGGGCTTCCTCAACGTCCTCGAGGGCTGCCGGCACACCGCGTGCAAGCACCTGTTGTTTGCGTCCTCATCGTCGGTCTATGGCGCCAACACCAAGTTGCCGTTTTCGGTCCACGACAATGTCGACCATCCGGTCAGCCTGTACGCCGCGACCAAGAAGGCCAACGAGCTGATCGCCCATTCCTACAGCCATCTCTATCGCGTACCGGCGACCGGGCTGCGGTTTTTCACCGTGTATGGGACATGGTATCGGCCGGACATGGCGCTCTATGCGTTCGCCGACGCGATCACCAAGGGCAAGCCGATCCAGCTGTTCAACAACGGCAACATGCGGCGCGACTTCACCTATGTCGACGACGTGGTCGAGGCGATGATGCGGTTGATCGGCCGCGCGCCGGAGGGCGACGTCAACTGGTCGGGAGCGCATCCCGATCCGGGCTCGAGCCGGGCGCCGTGGCGGGTCTACAATATCGGCAACAGCAGGCCGGAAGAACTGATGCAAGTGGTTGCGCTGCTCGAGCGGGGCTTCGGGCGGCAGGCCGAAAAGCAGTTGTTGCCGATGCAACCGGGAGATGTACCGGAGACGTCGGCCGACGTCTCCGACCTGGAGCGTGAAATCGGCTTCCGCCCGCAGACGCGGATCGAGGATGGCATTGCCAGGTTTGTCGCCTGGTATCGGGCCTATCACGACGTCGATCGGACCTAG
- a CDS encoding helix-turn-helix domain-containing protein — translation MRRHSTEEISSKVKQAEELMARGQSQAQACKVLGVSVMTFHRWRKQEAARGHQANGTVTEFAARTDDRDGIPPVHNRIDELRLENERLRRIVTDLLLEKMKIEEKLALRSGGGSGLPRRGEAQS, via the coding sequence ATGAGGCGTCATTCTACTGAGGAGATCAGTTCCAAGGTCAAACAGGCCGAGGAACTCATGGCGCGGGGGCAGTCCCAGGCCCAAGCGTGCAAGGTGCTGGGCGTTAGCGTGATGACATTTCATCGCTGGCGCAAGCAGGAGGCCGCACGTGGCCACCAGGCGAATGGTACTGTTACCGAATTCGCCGCTCGCACCGATGATCGAGATGGGATCCCCCCTGTCCATAACCGTATTGATGAATTACGGCTGGAAAATGAACGGCTGCGCCGGATCGTGACCGACTTGCTGCTCGAGAAAATGAAGATCGAGGAAAAGCTAGCGCTCAGGTCCGGCGGCGGGAGCGGCTTGCCCCGCCGTGGTGAAGCCCAAAGCTGA
- a CDS encoding undecaprenyl-phosphate glucose phosphotransferase, translated as MAKVPVNFGAFSFAFASLEAFAVAFEMIIVVLSSIVGGAAYHLFYYHTVYSNSFEGFLGIGVLAAILHMFVAKSQGLYNAQVLAGLDRRWSSLLGGWLLVVLLMTLIIFLLKVGSGVSRGSVMSFGLIGGLGLVTGRMLLQAPLQRAIDRGMLATRRAVVVGMADELSRVRQASLLRDFGLSEVRRVQLSGSSDDAGDRAAVASAIRAARESGADEIILAMPWQQEPRIQFVCDQLRASPLPVRLLPDRTAERFLALRMVATGPIPTLEMQRSPLTSLERAGKRLFDIVASSGLLVLFAPLLIGTAIAIKLDSRGPVLFRQRRNGFDGKQFTILKFRSMHVLEDGDVITQARQNDPRLTGIGTTLRRRSIDELPQLVNVLRGDMSLVGPRPHALAHDDKYSKLIASYAQRQHVKPGITGLAQVQGLRGATPAIEDMQLRVAHDLIYIKSWSFVLDLRILLRTVGAVLRHKGI; from the coding sequence TTGGCGAAGGTACCGGTTAACTTCGGCGCCTTCTCGTTCGCTTTCGCCTCCCTCGAGGCGTTTGCCGTCGCGTTCGAGATGATAATCGTCGTGCTGTCCAGCATCGTCGGCGGCGCGGCCTATCACCTCTTTTACTACCACACGGTTTATAGCAACAGCTTCGAGGGTTTTCTAGGGATCGGGGTCCTCGCCGCCATCCTTCACATGTTCGTGGCGAAGTCGCAGGGCCTCTACAATGCGCAGGTGCTGGCCGGTCTCGACCGGCGCTGGAGCAGCCTGCTCGGCGGCTGGCTGCTGGTCGTTCTGCTGATGACCCTGATTATCTTCCTCTTGAAGGTGGGTTCCGGCGTCTCGCGCGGATCGGTGATGTCATTTGGCCTGATCGGCGGCCTCGGGCTGGTCACCGGACGGATGCTGCTGCAGGCGCCGCTGCAACGCGCGATCGACCGCGGCATGTTGGCCACGCGCCGCGCGGTCGTGGTCGGGATGGCGGACGAATTGTCCCGGGTGCGGCAAGCGAGCCTGCTGCGCGATTTCGGCCTCAGCGAGGTGCGACGGGTCCAGCTCTCCGGATCGTCTGACGACGCCGGCGACCGGGCCGCCGTCGCGTCAGCCATTCGTGCAGCCCGCGAGAGCGGCGCCGACGAGATCATCCTGGCCATGCCCTGGCAGCAAGAGCCGCGCATCCAGTTCGTGTGCGATCAGCTGCGGGCATCGCCGCTGCCGGTGCGGCTGCTGCCAGACCGGACCGCGGAACGATTCCTGGCGCTGCGGATGGTGGCGACCGGCCCGATCCCGACGCTGGAAATGCAGCGCTCGCCGCTTACTTCGCTCGAGCGCGCCGGCAAGCGGCTGTTCGACATCGTGGCATCCAGCGGCCTCCTGGTGCTGTTCGCGCCGCTGCTGATCGGAACGGCGATTGCGATCAAGCTCGACTCCAGGGGGCCGGTCCTGTTTCGGCAGCGCCGCAACGGCTTCGACGGCAAGCAATTCACCATCCTCAAATTCCGCTCGATGCACGTGCTCGAGGATGGCGATGTCATCACGCAGGCCCGCCAGAACGATCCGCGGCTGACCGGGATCGGCACGACGCTGCGCCGCCGCAGCATTGACGAGCTGCCGCAGCTGGTGAACGTATTGCGCGGCGACATGTCGCTGGTCGGGCCGCGGCCGCACGCACTGGCGCATGACGATAAATATTCGAAGCTGATCGCGAGCTATGCGCAGCGCCAGCACGTCAAGCCCGGCATCACCGGTCTCGCGCAGGTGCAGGGGCTGCGCGGTGCGACGCCGGCGATCGAGGACATGCAACTGCGCGTGGCGCACGACCTCATCTACATCAAGAGCTGGAGCTTCGTGCTCGACCTGCGCATCCTGCTGCGCACGGTCGGTGCGGTGCTGCGTCACAAAGGTATCTGA